One genomic window of Nilaparvata lugens isolate BPH unplaced genomic scaffold, ASM1435652v1 scaffold7609, whole genome shotgun sequence includes the following:
- the LOC111063277 gene encoding glutamine-dependent NAD(+) synthetase, giving the protein MRLCDNGNYRESRWFTEWRKPREVEDDYLPRIIATYTGQSVVAFGDAVSQLEIPVLDMKYVKSYGIQPAHTFQCAKMALS; this is encoded by the exons ATGAGGTTGTGTGATAATGGAAACTATCGAGAGTCGAGATGGTTCACAGAATGGAGAAAG CCTCGCGAGGTTGAGGACGATTACTTGCCGCGCATAATCGCGACCTACACCGGACAGAGTGTGGTTGCGTTTGGTGATGCTGTCTCGCAACTAGAGATACCTGTATTGGATATGAAATATGTGAAGAGCTATGGAATCCAGCCAG CTCACACATTCCAATGTGCCAAGATGGCGTTGAGTTGA